The DNA window CCAAACTGAACATCAAAACTACCATATAACAAATAATATAGCAGTTCATTTGTGTTTCAAGACTCCGAGCCTATACTAACTGCCTGGGGACAGAGGATGGAAAGCTAATGTAATATTTGACACTTAATGCCAAACTATACAGTATTCTTGATCCCAGGTATATATTTACGAATGGACACTATAACAAGCTGAACAATTCTTATGTAATATGTAATACAAGTAATGCCAAACTACTATATTGTTGATGCCCTGTAGATACAGGGATGGACACTATACCAAGCTGAACTACTCTGTGAACATCAACAATACCATACAGTAAGTGTTAtatattaattctgtgtttactGTGCTGCTGTACTTTTCATGACATCCAACCTCAACCTAACCTCCTGCAGAAACAGCATATGACACATTCAAAGCCAAACAATGACAACAACTATACAACGACGTGTCACATGCATAGAGAGGCTGGGAAAGTACAGTGAGACTTGCAGTGAGATTTCTGCATATACAGTGAAATTGACTTGTCTTCTCATCCAGAAATACGGATTCAAGTTTATATGCGGTGGCTTTGGGTGGGATTCAGGTTCTTTCAGGATTTAGCTTAAGTTTGAGTTTAGTCTAGTTGGAATTTGACACATTTGTCAGCCAATCATTTATCAGTTTAGGGCTATTTAGGGGTGTCCTCTTGCTAACTCTTTTGAAAACCTTTTGCACCTCATCAGTACAGCATGCGCACACTAGTGATGCTGTTCTACTTGACACGTGTGAACTCTGACCTGGAAGCGTTTCCTCTCGGGCTGCTCCAGCCGAACACTGCTGAGTTCCTGCGCCTCCTCCTCACTGCCATTCAGCCTGATGCCCACCTGCGGAGAGGACAGTACACCGCAGTGATCACGAAAGTAAGTTCATGTGTGCAGCAGAATATAAGTACATCTATATCAATGTCTATCAACGTATATCTGCGCAAACAactagtgatgggcaaaatggattcattagttacaatctagggccacatatgccaaatgaccttgttttgcCTGCCCAAATCaaccaagtgatcattcaatTAGTCAATCACCTAgctcaattggacaggtaaaacaaagtcatttgaaatatgtggaGCTGGATTGTACACAAATGATTTAAACAAATAGATCAATTTCGCCCATCACTGCAAACAACACATATACTTAAATATACTTATAGCCACTTATCCAAAGGTACGATAATATAAAGAGGGCATAAATAAGAGCAAATACAGAGTATGCAGGTATAACTAGATTATAGCAGTTAAGTTTTTGATGAGTagcgtttttttttcattgtcaaAAATGAAGAACCTTCACAAGTTTGTTAAAGGTAGAGAGGGATGACCCTACTCTGCTATCCAATAACACAATCACATGCATACCTGGAGGTAGTTCCTGCAGCCGTGCTTGACGGCCACATTGTGGTCCACCCACAGCAGCCCGTGTTGCCTCATGGTCAACCTGCCATCTCGGCTGGCAGTCAGCAGATCCGAATCCTCCCCACCCTGCACACTCAGCTGGAGCCCTGGGATCATCTGCTGGACAGCCCGCGCCTTGGGGGAGGGCAGCCCAGAGAAGGCACTCCAGACCTGGGAAATGTGACTGTCGGAGGCTGGGTGATGGTGGATGCTGTCGGAGGCTGGTGGTCCTCCGCATATGGTGTCGCTGGTGGTGGTGCAGGGGGAGGCGATGGGGGCGCCGTCGCAGTCGGAGCAGGCCTGGCACTCCTGCAGCTCCGGGTTGAAGAAGTACTCGTGGCCACACAGACCCCCCGACGCCTCCCGCTCTGACACGCCCAGACAGCGGAAACCCCCTGGTGGATCCAAACAGCCATTATAGTAGAGCAGATTAAAGGCCTTTTTCAGGAGAATcgttcactttggtataaaagcatgacATTTGGCACAGATACTCTATTAGTGTcactttttggaaaaaaatatattacagCAGCTTTATAAGATACAACACAGTTGGGTCCTTGCATTGTGATTCATATGGCCTGTGTGTTGAGCTGAGCTACGAAGCCAATACAAACGACTACAATAGCAACCATAAAGGATAGTTTTAAGGTTAGGCCTATGCTCCCAGCCTACTTGTACCTCATTTCGATGAAGCAGCCCATTTCAACAGAACACCGGGTTTTGAAATATTTCTGAATTTCTCATTGGACAACACAAATTCTTACACGTCACTGGGACCCAACAAGATAGCAGCATGGCTAAATGACTCAATAAATAACCCTGTCAGGAATCCCAAGGAGTGACCTTGAGCACGTACTGTAACTACAGCACAGCGTAAACAGCTTAATTTGATTAAGTGGCTGTGTGGGGTTCAAGCAgcggtgtctgcatgtgtgtgtgtgtgtgtgtgtgtttttgaaaaaTGCTCACCTGGTGTGTTCAGACACTTGACTCGCTCCCCACACGCGTTTGGTATTTCCAGGCATTCATCCCTGTCCTGGAGATGAATAGCATCAGTGAGTCGGTAAGGCCTCCGTGCAAAAGAGCTATAAATACACATTAGCTTCCTACGTACAGTATATTCTGCAATCTTATTATGCCTCCctcccatggccgtaactaccattgaggacacagaggtcatgtcctcggtattctttctcagtaatgtaaaattgatcTGTGATAAAAAattatatatgatcaacaatgataaattccgtctgtatacgccaccaacatttatcctcaaggcagtgattaatgagaactaacttaagagtttgactgaagtgtttgaagcattctaaatgtacagtatgcagtacagcacgcagtatttgacctcggtatttgaaaatgtctggttacggccctgctcccTCCGTCTACTGAAGGTTGCCAGAGGCGTACCAGTTCTCCGGTCTTCCGTAcgtcccgtctgtctgtctgtctagatgTTTTGTTTTGCACGATAACTTTTGAAAGGGTGAATTGATTTTTACGGGCTTTTAGTAGctttattggacaggacagtggagaagagacaggaaatgagtgggagagagagagagacagggttagtgttgggaaatgacccaggcaggcCTATTCGAACCTGGCTCCCCATGCtgggatggactgggggagaaataggacccgggtacttttgacttaaaggggcctctcataattagtggcgtcAAACTAAGTCACCGGTGAgctctgcaccctcgtgggcccctattttcagaaatgttaatatattttttaacatttctgaaaataggagcccacgagggtacagggcccaccgggaaatgcccggtatgccagatggccagtccagccctgtctccaTGGGTAAGGAAGTCCTTACACTGCATTAGCAGTGCTGTGCCACAGCAGCCCCTGGCGaatggattttgaccaaatcttGAATGCTGATACCGTGTAAAAAGTACATCAGCTGATTAACTTTTTGAGACCCAACAGTTTCAAGAGGGCAATGGAGGTATCAGACTCTTCACCGAGGTACTAACTCTGCTATTAAGTGCTTTGTTTTAtttaataaaacaaaatgtaataaAACAAATGACTTCATAGCAGAGTTGCCTCCGGACCCTTTATTTAGAGTGTAATTTGGTTGTGGAGCGCATCCTGGTGGTGTTGGCGTTGAGTTCAAACAGATTTCATTTTAGCCGTGTCAACACTCAGGATAACAATTCAGTCCGTACGTGCATTCAACGCTTATTTCCGTGCATGTACAGTTTGCTTGTAGGATAAAACAAAGTCTGTCTGAGCTAATATCAAACGACCACAGTGTTGAATGAATACCAAAACACATCTGGCTCAGTTGACATCTGGAGAGCAGACTTTCATGCCGGAGTGGTATTAGTATAgttttgtttgtgtctgcatgggaaatgcagaggaggggggagggtgattatactgtgtgtgtttgcgtgtgtgtgtgtgtgtgtgtgtgtgtgtgtgtgtgtgtgtctgcgcgcacacgagcgtgtgtgtgtgtgtgtgtgtgtgtgtgtgtgtgtgtgtgtgtgtgtgagtgtgggagcATACATGTCTTTGTATGCAAGGGTGCCTCTAACATTGCACGCCCCATAGTCTCTTGTCGATCCCTGGGAAGCGACCCCTGGGAGTCCCTAACAGTGTCTTGGTATACTCTACACCCCTTAGTgaagctattgtgtgtgtgtgtgtgtgtgtgtgtgtgtgtgtgtgtgtgtgtgtgtgtgtgtgtgtcggtgtgtgtgtgcacgtgcgtgcgtgtgtgtgcatgcgtgcgggtgtgcgtgtgtgtgcgtgcatgcgaacacgcgtgtgtgcacatgtgtgctccTCTATGCCTGACGGTCTGTGTGTATATaatatgtgtgcctctgtgtgcatgtgtatacagtTCACTTCCCATATGCATGTGTACGTATACATGTGCGAGTCGCCCCACCTGGCAGAGGCGGTCGGCCGTGGGCGAGCACTGCGAGGCCAGGAAGAAGCCCGGCGGGCACATGGTGCAGCTCTGGCAGCTGGGCGGCTCCCTCTGGAAGTCACAGTACTCCTCCGCCCCGCACGGAGACGGGCACGCCAGCATGGGTAGTGGTGGGTGACCCCTCATCCGACCCTCCGGAGACTGGTGGTGCTGCAGGTTGGACATCCTGGGTGCCATGGGAGACATGTCATGTCATtagttaacccgttaagacaccaCGTTCAAATTTGCTAGTTACCTGAATGGCAACGTGGTcgtaggccctgtgttatgtcatagtattgtagtagtatggtacttaacttttcaatgtctattacagcgtgccactggaggtacggcgtgcattaagggactaCGGTAATGGGGGGGATTTCAATTCACACCACAAaatcttttcaggggacttagTAAAGGTGGTACATGATTGTTGTGAAGCTGGCTGCCTTAACAAGAAAGTGCTGGTGGTAAAACCCTgacatgtgtggtggtggtggtggtggtggtggtggtggtgccatgTCTCCGGGTGGCAGGGGCACGTCCATGACCTTGGCGTCCACGTCGACCTTGTGCACCGCGTAGGACTTCCCATGATGCACCAGGTGGCTGCGCGCCTGGCTCTGGAGGCCGGCCAGGTGGCTCTCGAAGTAGCTCTGCAACTCCCCCTGCAGaccctggaggaagaggaggagaagaagaatgaagaagaagaagaagaagcagaataataaggaggaggaggaggagaagaatgaagaggaggattAGGAGAATGAggcagaggagtaggaggaggaggaggagaatgcagaggaggtagaggaggaagaggcagagaagaagaagaagaagaagggggagaaaagaagaagaagaagaagaagagggagaaaagaagaagaagaagaagaagaagaaaagaagaaatgttTCCCTCTGATGTCAACAAGAAACCAATAGAGTTCTCAGTTCAAGAACAAACACCTTTCAAACTGTTCTGGGCCTTGACCACATCCATCCGGCCCAGCTCCTCGTATCCCTCTCATATCCACCAGAAACGGATGAGGCTCCTCAGCTGAGGAACCAAACATCTTTCCAGCTCCAACAAGGAGTTGCTCACCATTAGCCTCTTTGGATACCATGTCTTTGGGTGACACAATCTTCACAGAATATAACTGCTAAGCATTCCCTGTTACATCAACAAGACTACTGATGTACTAGATCCTCAGTTGAGGAATGAAAATCCAGAGTCTTACGACTTAACTCTTTGGACTCTCATACCAGgagcggaacaattgcacacagggccccagggcaagacactgagaGGGGCCCACTACATGGCCTGCCAAGTTCACAATAGGGgcctcaccaccaccaacacaggagggccctgggccctgagccaaatgccctgctcgcccccgtCCCACAGCTCTACCCATGTCTCATACAGCAGTGTACCTGGAAGGAGGCTTGCTTGATGGTCTCGGACAGCAGGCCGTACTGGGCCTTGACCACGTCCATCTGCTCGGCCATGCGCCGCTGCTGGTCCAGGATCTCACGCTGCTGAGCCAGGAGCGCCCCCTGTTGGTCCACCAGACGCTGCTGCAGGTCCCGGATCAGCGTCTGCTGTGAGCGCAGGGCCTCCACCAACGTCTCCTGGCCCTTGGCCAGCTGCAGGTGCAGGATCAACGCATCCTCAGACGGAACTTCGTTCTCacctggtggagatggagggaaagcatatgagtgtgtgtgtgtgtgagcagggccgctgacagctttttcagggcccaggacaacgtcatctgaaaggtcccccaacccaatacatacaatgtaatggcgaCCCAATTCTGGAaaccctatctccctgggcccaggaaaacatacctgtttgtccccccatgtcggcgggcctgtgtgtgtgtgtgtgtgtgtgtgtgtgtgtgtgtgtgtgtgtgtgtgtgtgtgtgtgtgtgtgtgtgtgtgtgtgtgtgtgtgtgtgtgtgtatgtgtgtgtgcgcgtgcgtgcgtgcgtgcactgtgaGTGCAGGGCCTCCACCAGCTTATCTTGGCCCTTAGCCAACTGCAGGATGAGCACATCCTAGGAAGGAACTCATCCCCACCTGGAGGgtgaagatggaggaagagagagtgagaggaattATGTGAGAGAGGccgagaaagaaagagtgagagagagagagagagagagagagtgagagagagagagagagagagagagagagagagagagggagagagagggagagaagaaggagggcgccaagagaagaagagagacagattgagagagagagagaaaggataaagggagaggaagaggaagagagagatgtgagaaagagagtaagtgtgtgataaacagagagagggagagagagaaaatgagtgtttgagaaagagagagaaagtgtgtgtgtgtctgtgtatgtgcgtgcctgcatttgtgcgtgcatgtgtggtttgGTCGGCACGAGGAATGtgggtgtgtgaaagagacacGCTTCGAGAGTGAGGTTGGGGGGCACACAAGTCAGAGTGACCATGAGGaacagagagtgacagacaacAGAGACAGATATTGGCACAGAGAAAGTGCAGGGAGCAGTCAGGGGATTAAgaaaaaggacagacagacagaaaaaacctCATGAGGCTcatgaggagaggaacagagcacAGGAGCGGTCTAGGAgcaggggtgcgttccaatatgcgaccttgcgtcctccacttgtgcttgtggcctcgtaccatgaagtaatacgttgtgatgacatcactgacaatgacaccagcattatatttcaatatcgcgcaaaagctcaattgttaagtcattttctcattggcaaactggttggtgaatgaagaatagtcccccaaaaattgttgtggctaggctgacagagaGGAAACTTAATTGATTTCTCCACAGATGCGGGGCATCAGCAAACCGAGAGGCCaaaagcacaggtggaggacgcaaggtcacatattggaacgcaccccaggaGTGGAGTGTAGCGCACACCTGCCATTTGAACAGGGGAAGTGAGGTGAGCTGTAAGTGTGCTGGCACAAAAGTTCCCTTTTCCCAGATGGATATCTGCCTCGCACTTAATGGTGCTCGATTTCACTCGATACGGGAAGCCAAAGCCTAACAGCACTGCAACTGCAGATGAtggtttttccccctttctttctttctttctttcgttccgtctttctttctctctttctttctgtctttctttctttcttttaacaACTGCAGGAGTGGACGTATTAAGGTCAGAGGCAGTGCAAGGTATTGAAAGGAATTTCATACAGAGAAAAGAGTACTGTATGGTTTCAGATTTGCTAAAAAATATGTAAGCAATTTTTTTCCTCGTGGTGAATCTGACACCATTCATTACAGGTTAATCAACAGTATTCCATATGTGGAGAGACATCAAAGTTGAGTTTAAAGAGGTGATACTGTTGACCGccagaatgctctctctctcgctctctctttctctccctctcacacacgcacgcacacacacacgcacacacacacacacacacacacacacacacacacacacacacacacacacacacacacacacacttctcacagcTCAAATTTAGGTGTGCAGACTCCAGGCACATGTGCATGTCTGTAAGGCAAGTATAAGGAACATTTTTGGGCACCATATCAAAGCACCTCTTCTCCAGATTTGCTTGGCACCAGTAAAGTTTTTAAATTTCCAACTCAGCATGAAGCTGATGAAAAATAAAGTACAAACTAGCCTTACAGCCAACTCAACTTGCTGATAAAATGCCACTTGTCATCAATCCAATATAAACTGGGCTAGAGCCGTGTTGATTTTCCTGATCTGAAAAGCTGGTCGAAATGGGAATGACAGACCTGTCATTGTCGCTTACCAATAGTCCAATGCTTGTTTTTCTTTGCtatggaaaaataataataatataattgctAAAAGATGCGCAGTCTTAttaatcacacacgcacataaaataCATTGGCGCAGTCACCTGGCTTGATGTCGCAGGTAAGTTGGACACCCAGCGGGGCGCTTCCCTGGTCCGACACAGGACTTCCGAAGTCAGGCAAGTCTGCCAGGAACTGCGCCGCTCGGTCTGGCAAGTGGACCAGAGTCGGGTGGCTTGCGGCACCACCAGCATCTCCATCACTGTCAGTAAAGCACCCGTCCCCCACACACGCTCTCGGTCGAGGCTTGAACCGAATCACCTTCAGAGGTAGTTTACACTCGATTCCTTTGCAGTCCCTGCTGGTGTCGTTGGCAGCTTGAGGGGTTCGTTGAGGGCTGTAACAATCAGACCCCGTGCAACGTGGTGCGGACCCCTCAGAGCCCACCGCCCGTGCGTGACCACCACCATCCGGGTCTCCATCCGTGATGAGTCTGTCCCGCTGAGGTTGTTGAGCAGCGACCGAACTTAGTGATGGGGTGTTGTGGTGAGTTGTTGTTGGCAGATTATGGAGAGCAACCTGCGGGGAGCGGAGCTGTGCGGTGGCGGCGTTGTGTTGCCTTGTCGTCGGTCTCTGAGACCGTGCCAGTGGACAGTGAGGACCAGAGCAGGGTCTGGGATCCCCTGTTTCCGAGCCAAAACAGTGCGCCCCACGGCATATCtctgcaacaccaccaccaacgatGGTGTGCAGACACAAGAGGAACCACAGAATCAAAGGCGTCGATTTGGATTTGGATGGCAGCATTCTTTATTCATTAACCCAGTCTGTTTGGACAGAAAACGTAAGTTAGGCTATCAATCAAGTTTAGTCAGCTTCACTATTCTAATTAGTTTGGAAAATTGTAATTAGGTACAGTAATGATAATACTTAATATCCTCAACATTTTAACAGTTCAAAAGTGTCACAACACAATAACATACACTTTGTTAACATGAGTGCGCAGCATCAGTCAAACCACTTCAAAGACCTGACGCTGCTGCTGAAACCTCCTAATGATGGTCTCAGTGATGACGCACTATATGGGAAGAAAAGTTGTTTGAAATATCAAATAGTGATTATATGTTACCTGTAGCTGGTGTTTAATAGCGCGGGTATCCCGACGGAATGTCATTAAAGACGGTGGTAACGGGAGacatgcctctctccctctccaagccACGACTCGACCGACCCACTCTGCTCGTGCTCGGTTCTGGAATAGAATGTCAGTATGTGGCATTCCAAAGCCTTTAATTAGCATCAGGTTTCCCCAGCCCCAGTTTAACCCtttgccttctcttcctctctgacaGGATAGTAGCTAGCTTCCTGGAGCCTTTGATCTTTCCCCATACCCCGACACAAACATAGGACACTCTGAACAGTGCATTTCGCCCCGTCTTGtagtctgttcttttttttttttttagttggaTGATGACTGTGAATGCAACACCGGCTATTTCACACGAGACATTAAATTTGTTCTCTGTTTGGTTATGGAGTCCATTAACGTGAACATAAAGTCTATATCCTATCCAATAGCTTATCCAAACACCATTTCGCGAGAGTTATGTCCACCGCAGACATGCTGGCAGGGTTTATTGAAACTGCTGCAGCCGCTTCGCTGCCCGCTGTTAGCTGAGTTGTAGCATGTCAGATGAGTTCTGTGCAGAATGTTTTGATTGTTGGGACAGCTGTTGTCTTTCATCCACAGCGCTGTCGCCTCGAAGTAGCAGAGTCAACACAGGTCAGTGTTTGTTAGAGTTCAGCAAGCATGCCATTTGTGCTGGTGACCTCAGACGAAAGTCAAGAATGTGACCCCGCGAGCTGTTCATTATTGAAGTGTTTTATTGTCTCGTGTTGTTAAGGCTGGAggattgttttctttctttttccctcagcaaataggcctaccatcCCGTGTGTTTGTCACTGGTCATCGTGAATGCGATTATTATGGTAGGCATATGCTAAAATGAACTCCAAACTCGTCATAGGCCTATGCTGTTCAATGCACCTGATGTGAAGTTTAAATAGCCTAGGTAGCCTGTTGGAAATCTAAAAGAAAACTGTGCAAGAAAAGAAAACTACCCTTGTTCTACTCCCCGTGGCCAAAGAGAAAACCATGCCCCGCTATGTTCGGTAATTGCCTTCTTCCCGAAAAACATTTGCGGAGCATTTCATGTCTGGCTTTAACGCACGAGGATAAAAAAGAACCCAGGAGCATTTCGCCACCCACAAAATCAGCAACTGTAATTCCACCTCCGGACAAAGGAGAGCGCCATTCTACTCCTACCAAATTTAGGGTGAGTTTATTCATTTTTCAGAACACAGGGAGGGATGTCTGTCTCCTCCGGCGTTTGGACATGTCCAGAAAGGCACGCTTTACGTCAGTCAGAGAGTGCGACTGTTTCTGCTATTACAACGCCACTCGTTGGAGAGTGTAATCAACACTACTTGAGACTAATGGCTTTCAAAGATGGCAGCTTCTAGACGTTATGGTAAGTAATGTTCACACCATCACTCACACCTGTAGCCAAAAGGGCCCAAAGGTCATTTGAAGAcccataagaaagaaagaaagaaagaaagaaagaaaacagaaaccCTACCTGTTCTGACTGACATCAGTGTTTCAACGTTATGAGCACTTACTACTGCTTACTCTTATGACAGTCTAACTCGAAGTTCGAATTGATTCATATATTATTATGTAAGACTATTGTGCAACAAATACAGCCAAATACATCCACTTCTCACAGCAAGCTCCATAATACTTACTCGTTCATGTATTTAAACCTTATTCCAGATAATTGATGGTGCAATTATCCAGATGCATGAAGAGCAGACCTGCAGGGAGGCCTTGACAAAATTGCAACATTTGCCCCTGAGAATGGAGCTGGCCCGGTGTGAAGACAAGCCACAGCGCCCGAGATGTGACAGAGGTAGACAAATAACCAGACACCTCATTTGTGGAAAAGGTGAGCACAAACTGGAAGGGGGACCTAGGCCAGACACGTCCACTGTATGTCCTGAAATCCCCT is part of the Engraulis encrasicolus isolate BLACKSEA-1 chromosome 9, IST_EnEncr_1.0, whole genome shotgun sequence genome and encodes:
- the nell3 gene encoding uncharacterized protein nell3 translates to MLPSKSKSTPLILWFLLCLHTIVGGGVAEICRGAHCFGSETGDPRPCSGPHCPLARSQRPTTRQHNAATAQLRSPQVALHNLPTTTHHNTPSLSSVAAQQPQRDRLITDGDPDGGGHARAVGSEGSAPRCTGSDCYSPQRTPQAANDTSRDCKGIECKLPLKVIRFKPRPRACVGDGCFTDSDGDAGGAASHPTLVHLPDRAAQFLADLPDFGSPVSDQGSAPLGVQLTCDIKPGENEVPSEDALILHLQLAKGQETLVEALRSQQTLIRDLQQRLVDQQGALLAQQREILDQQRRMAEQMDVVKAQYGLLSETIKQASFQGLQGELQSYFESHLAGLQSQARSHLVHHGKSYAVHKVDVDAKVMDVPLPPGDMAPPPPPPPPPPHMMSNLQHHQSPEGRMRGHPPLPMLACPSPCGAEEYCDFQREPPSCQSCTMCPPGFFLASQCSPTADRLCQDRDECLEIPNACGERVKCLNTPGGFRCLGVSEREASGGLCGHEYFFNPELQECQACSDCDGAPIASPCTTTSDTICGGPPASDSIHHHPASDSHISQVWSAFSGLPSPKARAVQQMIPGLQLSVQGGEDSDLLTASRDGRLTMRQHGLLWVDHNVAVKHGCRNYLQVGIRLNGSEEEAQELSSVRLEQPERKRFQGVSVSAALEVEPNHTLSLFLRSPNQHCNQSRDLTTYDLSGPSLSLLWLSHDTGAVAMTAHMTTAAAHYQTSYRPTFRVAAVSDPYMLVLTHDGRGVRFTEAGVAKFVLQQALYAMGHTCVREGFKLAAHVTRNGSSSEVARAFKPGVNYRDTSVTLSAAALVEAGDAITFELISPSQCSVRYFGDSSGISLLSMMWIPSAASCVLAATVARAGLPSGAVRNKALLFRQLDAYEGSTSPSPTTRQVRLAGTGDAHPGRNFVFGEEGSVNVALDIKLIHSCSAVKLTLHRQGVGTGDVQGLGMGHARGHPPAGTASTTLAQQVSGHMPEGSEWASVGLRTSFSVQNGTAIYVTLDCVRGRINQISQEGGPNVSILWVAM